The following are encoded in a window of Rhodothermia bacterium genomic DNA:
- a CDS encoding serine hydrolase has translation MKRKWWLFLCAFLSISAHSPPMGWAEQTLAQMSLEDRVAQLLSVITFGEFNAEDSAERTQLKALVQDLKVGGVILTLAEPLAQAELTNWMQELAGVPLLISMDMENGVAMRTKRTTAFPTAMALGATQNPELAYRMGQLVAKEARSLGVHQNFAPVADVNNNPENPIINVRSYGESPEWVSKMVRAYVAGMQEKGLIATVKHFPGHGDTATDSHHGLPVLPFDRKRLDDVELIPFKDAIKEGVKSVMVGHLAVPAIEKDLNVPATLSPAISQGILVDEWGFQGLIVTDALGMKGVTSQFGVGEAAIRALEAGADQLLMSPDPYAAHRAILQAVTSGRLTEGRINKSVLKLLKLKEELKLQEQKLISIADIYKNVSLNTHKALAEEIAESAFTLLRNEGQFFPLDPRLNHGIALMHLNDDDDPKVGDAFQRAIQSTGLRVEKTMLLDRRSDTAEYQKALEIADQSKVVLVSAYIGFHGNPQEKQTVMKHKDFLNKLISLGKTVILISFGSPYLTVGLQAQPAVLAVAYGADPASIQNASEALTGRKPVSGKLPVTVPNLYPIWSGIPVSSLLPMNKTSQYQPAQFSAIDELLQSAIRNKAFPAAAIAFGTDKTLVRAKAYGYQTYESDVAVTPDMPFDLASLTKVVGLTTAVMKLYEEGRLRLDDKVVKYIPEFAPNGKDQLTIRHLMTHTGGLKAFYAFYNMGIHSREGVLQHIYADKLYYTPDTKMEYSDLDMILMGLIVERISGKTLDAYLKDNFWKPLGMERTGFRTTNGADDNQRIVPTEKDTYFRKKLMQGEVHDECAWVLGGTSGHAGLFSTANDLAIFAHLMLNEGSYGGKQYLKPETIRLFTKVQRPGFSTRGLGWDTKPKAGYTTAGTKWGPRSYGHTGFTGTSIWIDPDAKVFAVLLTNRVYPTRENQKIRDIRPKYADLVWEMIKQGGVNTTTSKSNRTW, from the coding sequence TTTTGGAGAATTTAACGCTGAAGACAGTGCGGAGCGGACACAACTCAAAGCCTTGGTTCAGGATTTAAAGGTGGGGGGAGTGATTCTCACGCTTGCAGAACCTCTGGCACAAGCAGAATTGACCAATTGGATGCAGGAATTGGCAGGCGTCCCACTCTTGATTTCGATGGATATGGAAAACGGGGTTGCCATGCGTACCAAACGTACCACTGCATTCCCTACCGCTATGGCACTTGGTGCAACGCAAAATCCAGAATTGGCCTATCGGATGGGACAATTGGTGGCAAAAGAGGCCCGGTCTTTGGGTGTACATCAAAACTTTGCACCTGTTGCAGATGTAAACAATAACCCCGAAAACCCTATCATCAATGTGCGTTCCTATGGCGAATCTCCAGAATGGGTCTCTAAAATGGTTCGGGCGTATGTTGCCGGTATGCAGGAAAAAGGACTCATTGCCACTGTAAAGCATTTCCCCGGACATGGCGATACCGCCACTGATTCGCACCATGGGTTGCCCGTTTTGCCATTCGACCGAAAAAGATTAGACGATGTGGAGTTGATTCCTTTTAAGGATGCCATAAAAGAGGGCGTAAAGTCTGTGATGGTGGGACATTTGGCGGTTCCAGCCATAGAAAAAGACCTCAATGTGCCTGCGACCCTTTCTCCCGCAATCTCTCAAGGGATTCTCGTGGATGAATGGGGCTTTCAAGGACTGATCGTTACGGATGCTTTGGGAATGAAGGGGGTTACGTCTCAATTTGGGGTTGGGGAGGCTGCTATACGTGCTTTAGAAGCTGGTGCTGACCAACTTTTGATGTCGCCAGACCCCTACGCAGCACACCGCGCTATTCTGCAAGCTGTAACTTCGGGACGTTTAACGGAGGGTAGGATTAATAAATCTGTACTTAAGTTGTTGAAATTAAAGGAAGAACTGAAGCTGCAGGAACAAAAATTAATTTCAATTGCCGATATTTACAAAAACGTTTCCCTGAATACGCACAAAGCCTTGGCAGAAGAAATTGCCGAATCCGCCTTTACACTTTTGCGCAACGAGGGGCAATTTTTTCCATTGGATCCACGTTTGAATCACGGTATTGCACTCATGCACCTCAATGACGACGACGACCCGAAGGTGGGAGATGCTTTCCAAAGGGCGATACAAAGTACAGGGCTTCGTGTGGAAAAAACCATGCTGTTAGACCGTAGGAGTGACACTGCCGAATACCAAAAAGCCCTTGAAATTGCAGACCAATCTAAGGTTGTTCTCGTCTCCGCTTATATTGGGTTTCATGGAAATCCGCAAGAAAAACAAACCGTTATGAAGCACAAAGACTTTTTAAATAAGTTGATCTCTCTCGGCAAAACCGTGATCCTTATTTCGTTTGGCTCGCCTTACCTCACGGTTGGCCTTCAAGCCCAGCCTGCGGTTCTGGCAGTGGCCTATGGTGCTGATCCCGCTTCTATACAAAATGCCTCAGAAGCATTAACAGGTAGGAAGCCCGTAAGTGGTAAATTACCCGTAACCGTCCCAAATTTATACCCCATCTGGAGTGGGATTCCGGTTTCTTCATTATTGCCCATGAATAAGACGAGCCAGTACCAACCCGCACAATTCTCGGCAATAGACGAATTGTTGCAGTCTGCCATCCGAAACAAAGCATTTCCGGCGGCGGCCATAGCTTTTGGAACGGATAAAACCCTTGTTCGAGCAAAAGCTTATGGATACCAAACGTATGAATCGGATGTGGCGGTAACGCCTGATATGCCTTTCGATTTAGCTTCATTGACCAAAGTGGTGGGGCTAACCACTGCTGTTATGAAACTTTATGAAGAAGGACGGCTACGTTTGGACGATAAAGTGGTAAAATACATCCCCGAATTTGCACCAAACGGCAAAGACCAACTCACCATCCGACACCTTATGACGCATACGGGTGGGTTAAAAGCCTTCTATGCCTTCTATAACATGGGAATTCATTCGCGAGAAGGGGTGTTGCAGCATATCTATGCAGATAAATTGTACTACACCCCAGATACCAAAATGGAATACAGCGACTTGGATATGATTCTGATGGGTTTGATTGTGGAACGTATTTCCGGAAAGACGTTGGATGCTTACTTGAAGGACAATTTTTGGAAGCCGTTGGGCATGGAACGTACAGGTTTTAGAACCACCAATGGTGCTGATGACAATCAAAGAATTGTTCCGACTGAAAAAGACACGTATTTCCGGAAAAAACTGATGCAGGGCGAGGTACATGACGAATGTGCTTGGGTGCTGGGCGGAACATCCGGTCATGCTGGCTTGTTTTCAACGGCCAATGATCTCGCCATTTTCGCCCATTTGATGTTGAATGAGGGATCGTATGGTGGTAAACAATATCTCAAACCCGAAACCATTCGCTTGTTCACCAAAGTTCAGCGTCCGGGTTTCAGTACCCGCGGATTGGGTTGGGATACCAAGCCCAAAGCCGGCTATACCACCGCTGGGACAAAATGGGGGCCAAGAAGTTATGGCCATACCGGATTTACGGGAACCAGTATTTGGATTGACCCCGATGCCAAGGTGTTCGCGGTTTTGCTTACCAATCGGGTTTATCCGACCCGCGAGAACCAGAAAATTCGGGACATTAGGCCAAAATATGCTGATTTGGTCTGGGAAATGATTAAGCAGGGCGGCGTAAATACGACGACATCAAAGTCAAATAGAACATGGTAA